Below is a genomic region from Oscillatoria sp. FACHB-1407.
GCCCCATAGATGGATCAGGATGAAATCTATAATTAAGTGGAGATGGGATAAGGAATCTTCATCTGAAGCTCATTCATCTCACCCATTTCAACACCAACCTGTAACCATCACCCGTACTGTCAACATGGCCCACTCGTCTCGTCGTTATCACATCACTACATTTGGCTGCCAGATGAACAAAGCTGACTCTGAGCGGATGGCAGGCATCCTAGAAGGGATGGGGTTTGAGTGGTCAGAGGCTCCTGATGATGCCGACCTGATTTTGTACAACACCTGCACCATTCGCGATAACGCCGAGCAAAAGGTCTACTCCTACCTGGGGCGACAGGCAAAGCGGAAACACGAGCAACCCAACTTGACCCTCATTGTTGCGGGCTGTGTGGCACAGCAAGAAGGGGAAGCGTTGTTGCGGCGTGTGCCAGAAATCGACCTGGTTATGGGTCCACAACACGCCAACCGTTTGCAGGATCTCTTAGAGCAGGTGTTTAATGGCAATCAAATCGTTGCGACCGAGCCAGTCCATATTTTTGAGGACATTACCAAACCACGTCGGGATAGTCAGGTAACAGCCTGGGTCAACGTGATTTATGGCTGCAATGAGCGGTGTACCTATTGCGTCGTTCCCAATGTGCGGGGTGTGGAACAGTCGCGCACACCAGAGGCGATTCGCGCCGAGATGGAGGAATTGGGAAGGCAGGGCTACAAAGAAATTACCCTATTGGGGCAAAACATTGATGCCTACGGTCGCGATCTTCCGGGCGTTACCGCTGAGGGACGGCACCAGCACACACTAACGGATTTGCTCTACTTTGTGCATGACGTGCCAGGGATTGAACGAATTCGCTTTGCCACCAGCCATCCCCGTTATTTCACAGAACGGTTGATTCGTGCCTGTGCAGAGTTGCCGAAGGTTTGTGAACACTTCCACATTCCCTTTCAGTCGGGTGACAACACAGTGTTAAAGGCGATGAGTCGGGGCTATACCCACGAAAAATATCGCCGCATTATTGACACCATTCGTAGTTATATGCCCGACGCAGCGATCAGTGCTGATGCGATCGCGGGCTTTCCGGGTGAAACGGAGGAGCAGTTCCAAAATACCTTGAAGTTGGTGGAGGACATTGGCTTTGACCAACTCAATACGGCTGCCTATTCCCCTCGCCCTGGCACCCCGGCGGCACTGTGGGAGAACCAGCTTTCCGAAGAGGTGAAGAGCGATCGCCTGCAACGGCTCAATCATTTAGTGGCGACCAAAGCAGCCGAGCGATCGCAGCGGTATGCGGGGCGCATCGAAGAGGTGCTGGTGGAAGACCAGAACCCTAAAGACCCGACGCAGGTGATGGGGCGGACTCGGGGTAACCGCCTGACCTTCTTTGCGGGCGATATCACCACATTGAAGGGGCAGGTTGTTCCCGTCAAAATCACGGAAGTGCGGGCATTTAGCTTAACGGGGTCGGCTTTGGTTCCCGTTTGCTAGCCTCTCAGTCCTCAGCCCTCAACCCTCAGCCCTTTGCCTGATCAGAATTTGGAGACTTTAAGCAGAGCCTAGCGTAATCGGTGTGGTAGGCTAGCTGCGATGATTGTGGTGAGGCATACCCATGACAAAACTGCGAGTTGGGCTGTTGTTTGGCGGGTGCTCTGGAGAGCATGAGGTTTCGATTCGGTCGGCACAGGCGATCGCTCAGGCTCTTAGCAACCCCCAGAACAGCGATCGCTATGAACTGATGCCCATTTACATTCAAAAAGATGGATGCTGGCGACCGGGCGACCTGGCACAACAGGTGCTCGCCGCCGGTACTCCCCCTGCCACTTTAACGGCAGAATCATCACAGGCAACTGGGTCTGATCTAGCTCAAACTGAGGGACTGCAACCCCTCACCACAACTGCCGTGGAGCGATGGCAATCGCCAGCACAGGTAGCAGAAGTGGATGTCTGGTTTCCCATTTTGCATGGACCCAATGGTGAAGACGGGACGATTCAAGGGTTGCTGAAACTGATGCAAGTTCCGTTTGTTGGGGCTGGTGTGTTGGGATCAGCGATGGGCATGGATAAGCTTGCCATGAAGATGGCGTTTGCTCAGGCGGGTCTGCCACAGGTGAAGTATCAAGCGGTGAAGCGATCGCAAATCTGGTCGAATCCCTGCGTTTTTCCCAAGCTGTGTGACCAAATTGAGGCGGAGTTGGGGTATCCCTGTTTTGTTAAACCTGCCAATCTCGGCTCCTCCGTCGGCATTGCCAAAGTCCGCAATCGTGCCCAACTGGAAGCGGCATTAGACAGTGCTGCCAGTTACGATCGCCGTCTGATTGTGGAGGCAGGAGTTCCCTCTCCCCGTGAAATTGAGTGTGCGGTGTTGGGCAACGACAACCTAAAAGCCTCTGTGGTGGGCGAAATCACTTACCAAAGTGACTTCTACGACTACGAAACCAAGTACACCGAGGGACTGGCGGATCTGCTGATCCCCGCTTCGATTCCGGAGGCGATCGCTCAGCAGGTGCAGGAGATGTCAATTCGGGCGTTTGAGGCGATCGATGGCGCAGGCATTGCCAGAGTGGATTTCTTTTATGTAGAGTCCACAGGCGAGGTGTTTATCAACGAA
It encodes:
- the miaB gene encoding tRNA (N6-isopentenyl adenosine(37)-C2)-methylthiotransferase MiaB, whose protein sequence is MAHSSRRYHITTFGCQMNKADSERMAGILEGMGFEWSEAPDDADLILYNTCTIRDNAEQKVYSYLGRQAKRKHEQPNLTLIVAGCVAQQEGEALLRRVPEIDLVMGPQHANRLQDLLEQVFNGNQIVATEPVHIFEDITKPRRDSQVTAWVNVIYGCNERCTYCVVPNVRGVEQSRTPEAIRAEMEELGRQGYKEITLLGQNIDAYGRDLPGVTAEGRHQHTLTDLLYFVHDVPGIERIRFATSHPRYFTERLIRACAELPKVCEHFHIPFQSGDNTVLKAMSRGYTHEKYRRIIDTIRSYMPDAAISADAIAGFPGETEEQFQNTLKLVEDIGFDQLNTAAYSPRPGTPAALWENQLSEEVKSDRLQRLNHLVATKAAERSQRYAGRIEEVLVEDQNPKDPTQVMGRTRGNRLTFFAGDITTLKGQVVPVKITEVRAFSLTGSALVPVC
- a CDS encoding D-alanine--D-alanine ligase family protein, with protein sequence MTKLRVGLLFGGCSGEHEVSIRSAQAIAQALSNPQNSDRYELMPIYIQKDGCWRPGDLAQQVLAAGTPPATLTAESSQATGSDLAQTEGLQPLTTTAVERWQSPAQVAEVDVWFPILHGPNGEDGTIQGLLKLMQVPFVGAGVLGSAMGMDKLAMKMAFAQAGLPQVKYQAVKRSQIWSNPCVFPKLCDQIEAELGYPCFVKPANLGSSVGIAKVRNRAQLEAALDSAASYDRRLIVEAGVPSPREIECAVLGNDNLKASVVGEITYQSDFYDYETKYTEGLADLLIPASIPEAIAQQVQEMSIRAFEAIDGAGIARVDFFYVESTGEVFINEINTMPGFTVTSMYPRLWAASGISFAELVHQLVQLALER